From the Flavobacterium galactosidilyticum genome, one window contains:
- the rplA gene encoding 50S ribosomal protein L1 → MAKLTKKQKEAASKIEKNKLYSLKDAAALIKVVASAKFDESVDIAVRLGVDPRKANQMVRGVVTLPHGTGKDVKVLALVTPDKEAEALAAGADFVGLDDYLQKIKDGWTDVDVIITMPSVMGKLGPLGRILGPRGLMPNPKTGTVTMDVAKAVAEVKAGKIDFKVDKTGIVHAGIGKVSFGAEQIIDNAHEIIQTLIKLKPTAAKGTYIKSIYLTSTMSPAIALDPKAV, encoded by the coding sequence ATGGCAAAATTGACAAAAAAGCAAAAAGAGGCTGCTTCAAAAATTGAAAAGAACAAACTATATTCTCTTAAAGATGCTGCGGCATTGATAAAAGTAGTTGCTTCTGCAAAATTTGATGAGTCTGTTGATATCGCAGTTCGTTTGGGTGTAGATCCAAGAAAAGCGAATCAAATGGTTAGAGGTGTAGTAACATTACCTCATGGAACTGGTAAAGACGTTAAAGTATTAGCATTAGTTACTCCAGATAAAGAAGCGGAAGCTTTAGCAGCTGGTGCAGACTTCGTTGGTCTTGACGATTACCTTCAAAAAATTAAAGACGGTTGGACAGATGTTGATGTAATCATCACTATGCCTTCTGTTATGGGTAAATTGGGTCCATTAGGTCGTATATTAGGACCTAGAGGTTTAATGCCTAACCCTAAGACAGGTACTGTAACTATGGATGTTGCAAAAGCTGTTGCAGAGGTAAAAGCTGGTAAAATCGATTTCAAAGTTGATAAAACTGGTATTGTGCATGCAGGAATTGGTAAAGTTTCTTTTGGAGCTGAACAAATCATTGACAATGCTCACGAAATTATTCAAACATTAATCAAACTTAAACCAACTGCGGCTAAAGGGACTTACATCAAAAGTATTTACCTAACTAGCACTATGAGTCCAGCGATTGCGTTGGATCCTAAAGCAGTATAA
- the secE gene encoding preprotein translocase subunit SecE, with protein sequence MAKVVNYISEAFEELKSNVTWPEWPEVQRLTIVVALFSVLFALATWGVDEFFAKVLAGFFNWIKA encoded by the coding sequence ATGGCAAAAGTTGTAAATTATATATCGGAAGCATTTGAGGAATTAAAGTCAAATGTAACTTGGCCAGAATGGCCTGAGGTGCAACGTCTAACGATTGTTGTTGCTCTTTTTTCAGTATTATTCGCCTTGGCAACTTGGGGAGTTGATGAATTTTTCGCAAAAGTTTTAGCTGGATTTTTTAACTGGATAAAAGCTTAA
- the rplK gene encoding 50S ribosomal protein L11, producing MAKEISKVVKLQVKGGAANPSPPVGPALGAAGVNIMEFCKQFNARTQDKAGKICPVQITVYKDKSFDFVVKTPPAAVQLMEAAKLKSGSGEPNRKKVASVTWDVIKAIAEDKMVDLNAFTIESAMSMIAGTARSMGITVSGEAPF from the coding sequence ATGGCTAAAGAAATTAGTAAGGTAGTTAAACTACAAGTTAAGGGAGGTGCTGCGAACCCGTCGCCACCGGTTGGACCTGCTTTAGGAGCTGCTGGTGTGAACATCATGGAGTTCTGTAAGCAATTTAATGCTAGAACTCAAGATAAAGCCGGCAAAATATGCCCAGTACAAATTACTGTGTATAAAGACAAATCATTTGATTTTGTTGTAAAAACTCCTCCAGCGGCGGTCCAGTTAATGGAAGCTGCAAAGCTAAAGTCCGGGTCTGGTGAGCCAAATCGTAAAAAAGTAGCTAGCGTTACTTGGGATGTTATCAAAGCAATTGCTGAAGATAAAATGGTAGATTTAAATGCATTCACAATCGAATCTGCTATGAGCATGATTGCTGGAACAGCTAGATCTATGGGTATAACTGTATCAGGAGAAGCTCCTTTTTAA
- a CDS encoding PspC domain-containing protein, with product MSAIIKLKFFFEKHGFHVSSRLADTLGMRASSVRLFFIYISFVTVGLGFGVYLTLAFWIRLKDLIRAKRTSVFDL from the coding sequence ATGTCTGCAATTATAAAACTTAAATTCTTTTTCGAAAAACATGGCTTTCATGTGTCTTCCCGATTAGCGGATACATTAGGAATGCGTGCGAGTAGCGTTAGATTGTTTTTTATTTACATCTCCTTTGTTACCGTAGGATTAGGGTTTGGAGTTTATCTAACCTTGGCGTTTTGGATTCGATTAAAAGATCTAATTCGGGCCAAACGTACTTCGGTTTTTGATTTGTAA
- the rplJ gene encoding 50S ribosomal protein L10 → MTREEKSIAIEDLTAQLAGTNIIYVSDISGMNAETTSSLRRACFKAGIKLEVVKNTLLAKAMEASTNEYGDLPSVLTGNSAIFISDVANAPGKIIRDFRKKSATPILKGAYINAEVYIGDDQLDALATIKSKEELIGEIIGLLQSPAQRVISALQNQFAKGEEATEEVEA, encoded by the coding sequence ATGACTAGAGAAGAAAAATCAATCGCGATTGAAGATTTAACTGCACAGTTAGCTGGTACAAATATTATTTATGTATCTGATATTTCTGGAATGAATGCAGAGACTACTTCAAGCCTGAGAAGAGCTTGTTTTAAAGCAGGTATAAAATTAGAGGTAGTTAAGAATACTTTGCTTGCAAAAGCAATGGAAGCTTCTACTAATGAGTATGGTGATTTACCATCAGTATTGACTGGGAACAGTGCTATCTTTATTTCAGATGTTGCAAATGCACCTGGGAAAATAATTAGAGACTTCAGAAAGAAATCAGCTACCCCTATTTTAAAAGGAGCTTATATTAACGCTGAAGTGTATATTGGAGATGATCAATTAGATGCATTAGCAACTATCAAATCTAAAGAAGAGCTTATTGGCGAAATCATTGGATTACTTCAATCACCAGCTCAAAGAGTTATTTCTGCTCTTCAAAACCAATTCGCAAAAGGCGAAGAGGCGACAGAAGAAGTAGAAGCATAA
- a CDS encoding ComEA family DNA-binding protein — protein MSFKTILSYFNFTREQRAGIFFLFGIIIALQLVYFFVDFSVPIKEDPEKQKWLSLQYEMDSFKSHDKNKEQKIYLFNPNFITDYKGYKLGMSVAEIDRLLEFRKTNQFVNSADEFQKVTKISDSLLNVISPLFKFPDWVNNKKEKKQFEKFPSKAFAKNEKIIQKDINQATKEDLIKIYGIGEAISLRILKQKEVLGGFVSMDQMSDVWGLSPEVIENLNSHFKISSLPEFKKIDVNNASLKELSQFYYFRYALAKEIITYRSMNGNFKNVEDLTKIKGFPVEKAKTIALYLDFN, from the coding sequence ATGAGTTTTAAAACAATTCTTAGTTATTTTAACTTTACCAGAGAACAACGTGCTGGTATTTTCTTTTTGTTTGGGATCATCATAGCTTTGCAACTCGTTTATTTTTTTGTTGACTTTTCTGTTCCAATAAAAGAAGATCCTGAGAAGCAAAAATGGCTTTCGCTTCAATACGAAATGGATTCCTTTAAAAGTCATGATAAAAATAAGGAGCAAAAAATATATCTTTTTAATCCAAATTTTATAACAGATTATAAAGGTTATAAATTAGGAATGTCAGTTGCAGAAATTGATAGATTGTTAGAATTTCGTAAAACAAATCAATTTGTTAACTCTGCTGACGAATTTCAGAAAGTTACTAAAATTTCTGATTCATTATTGAATGTGATTTCGCCCTTGTTTAAATTCCCTGATTGGGTGAATAATAAAAAAGAGAAAAAGCAATTTGAAAAATTTCCTAGTAAGGCTTTCGCCAAAAATGAAAAAATAATACAAAAAGATATAAATCAAGCGACTAAAGAGGATTTAATAAAGATATATGGAATAGGAGAGGCTATTTCATTGAGAATTTTAAAACAAAAAGAGGTGTTAGGAGGTTTTGTTTCGATGGATCAAATGTCTGATGTTTGGGGGTTATCTCCTGAAGTGATTGAGAATTTGAATTCGCATTTCAAAATAAGTTCGCTGCCAGAATTTAAAAAAATTGACGTAAATAATGCTTCGTTAAAAGAACTTTCGCAATTTTATTATTTTAGATATGCATTAGCTAAAGAAATTATAACCTATCGAAGTATGAATGGAAATTTTAAGAACGTTGAGGATTTAACAAAAATTAAAGGATTTCCTGTTGAAAAAGCAAAAACAATTGCCTTATATTTGGACTTTAATTAG
- the tuf gene encoding elongation factor Tu, with the protein MAKETFNRSKPHLNIGTIGHVDHGKTTLTAAITKVLSDAGYCQARSFDQIDNAPEEKERGITINTSHVEYETANRHYAHVDCPGHADYVKNMVTGAAQMDGAILVVAATDGPMPQTREHILLGRQVGIPRMVVFMNKVDMVDDAELLELVEMEIRDLLSFYEYDGDNCPVIQGSALGGLNNDPTWVPKILELMAAVDAWIEEPIRDTEKPFLMPVEDVFTITGRGTVATGRIETGIANTGDAVEIIGMGAEKLTSTITGVEMFRKILDRGEAGDNVGLLLRGVDKESIKRGMVIIKPGSVKPHATFKAEVYILKKEEGGRHTPFHNNYRPQFYVRTTDVTGVITLPEGVEMVMPGDNLTINVALLSPIAMSVGLRFAIREGGRTVGAGQVTEIVG; encoded by the coding sequence ATGGCAAAAGAAACCTTTAACCGTTCGAAACCACACTTAAATATTGGTACGATCGGACACGTAGATCACGGTAAAACTACTTTAACAGCAGCAATCACAAAAGTATTATCTGATGCTGGTTACTGTCAAGCAAGATCATTTGATCAAATTGATAATGCTCCTGAAGAAAAAGAAAGAGGTATTACAATTAATACATCTCACGTTGAGTATGAAACTGCTAATCGTCACTACGCTCACGTTGACTGTCCAGGTCACGCGGATTACGTAAAGAACATGGTTACAGGAGCAGCTCAAATGGATGGTGCTATTCTTGTGGTAGCTGCAACTGATGGACCTATGCCACAAACACGTGAGCATATCCTTTTAGGACGTCAGGTTGGTATTCCTAGAATGGTTGTATTCATGAATAAAGTGGATATGGTTGATGACGCTGAGTTGTTAGAGCTTGTTGAAATGGAAATTAGAGACTTATTGTCTTTCTATGAATATGATGGTGACAACTGTCCAGTTATTCAAGGTTCTGCTTTAGGTGGATTGAATAATGATCCTACATGGGTACCAAAAATTCTTGAATTGATGGCAGCTGTTGATGCTTGGATCGAAGAACCAATCAGAGATACTGAGAAGCCTTTCTTGATGCCGGTTGAAGATGTATTTACAATTACTGGTCGTGGAACTGTAGCTACAGGTCGTATCGAAACTGGTATTGCTAATACAGGAGATGCTGTTGAAATCATTGGTATGGGAGCTGAAAAATTAACTTCTACTATTACAGGAGTTGAGATGTTCCGTAAAATCCTTGATAGAGGTGAAGCAGGAGATAACGTAGGTTTATTGTTAAGAGGTGTTGATAAAGAATCTATCAAAAGAGGAATGGTTATCATTAAGCCGGGTTCAGTAAAACCACACGCTACTTTCAAAGCTGAGGTTTATATTTTGAAAAAAGAAGAAGGTGGTCGTCACACACCATTTCATAATAACTACCGTCCACAGTTTTACGTACGTACGACTGACGTAACAGGAGTTATTACTCTTCCAGAAGGAGTTGAAATGGTAATGCCAGGAGATAACTTAACTATCAATGTTGCTTTATTAAGCCCAATCGCAATGAGTGTTGGTTTACGTTTCGCTATCCGTGAAGGTGGTAGAACGGTAGGTGCTGGTCAAGTAACTGAAATTGTAGGTTAA
- a CDS encoding tyrosine-type recombinase/integrase yields MSTNHDAFRNYLEFEKKYSPHTLKAYCDDLVSFQTYNCLNFDQDNIDQVDYSQIRSWIVSMIDDGVSNVSVNRKMASLKAYYRFLLKTKQIEISPLLRHKSLKVARSIQIPFSEKEMKSVLDQMQITVGFEQIRDKLIIDLLYTTGIRRAELIELKLQNIDLANNTIKVVGKRNKERILPILPIIISQFYIYIKERQSLVMLLDGDYFFLTKKGLKLNESFVYRLINSYFSTVSEKVKKSPHILRHTFATHLLNNGADLNSVKELLGHSSLASTQVYTHSSLSELKNVHKDAHPRGKKLFLDE; encoded by the coding sequence ATGTCTACAAATCACGATGCATTTCGGAATTATCTCGAATTCGAGAAAAAATACTCCCCTCATACTTTAAAGGCTTATTGTGATGATCTTGTATCTTTTCAAACTTATAACTGTTTAAATTTCGATCAAGACAATATTGATCAAGTGGATTACAGCCAAATTAGAAGCTGGATTGTTTCGATGATCGACGATGGTGTTTCGAATGTTTCTGTTAATAGAAAAATGGCTTCCCTAAAAGCCTACTACAGATTTTTATTAAAAACCAAACAAATAGAAATTAGTCCGTTATTAAGGCATAAATCCCTTAAAGTGGCTAGAAGTATACAAATTCCTTTCTCTGAAAAAGAAATGAAAAGTGTTTTAGATCAAATGCAAATAACAGTTGGATTTGAGCAAATAAGAGATAAGCTTATTATAGATTTGCTTTATACTACCGGAATACGAAGAGCGGAACTAATTGAATTGAAATTGCAAAATATTGATTTGGCGAACAATACGATAAAAGTAGTAGGAAAGCGGAATAAAGAACGTATCCTGCCTATTTTGCCAATAATTATCAGTCAATTTTACATATATATAAAAGAAAGACAATCCCTAGTGATGCTACTGGATGGTGATTATTTTTTTCTCACAAAAAAAGGATTAAAATTGAATGAATCTTTTGTGTATCGTCTAATAAATTCTTACTTTAGTACTGTATCAGAGAAAGTAAAAAAAAGTCCTCATATATTGAGGCATACTTTTGCAACGCATTTGTTAAATAATGGAGCAGATTTAAATTCTGTAAAAGAATTATTAGGGCACTCTAGTTTGGCGTCTACTCAAGTTTACACTCATAGTAGTTTGTCAGAGCTTAAAAATGTACATAAGGATGCGCACCCACGTGGGAAAAAGTTATTTTTAGATGAGTAA
- a CDS encoding DUF2851 family protein encodes MKEDFLHYLWKFKKFNTLNLKTSNGEEIIIISVGQYLELAGPDFFNAQITIGSQKWAGNVEIHLKSSDWYVHHHECDSRYENVILHVVWENDTAIYRSDNSEIPVLELKNYVDRETVINYQSLLSPKSWIFCEKQIKDVDDFILKNWQERLFFERLERKSQPIFDLLEQTNQDWEAVLFLLLAKNFGLNTNGEIFMKIAHSIPFPIIRKESFEVENLEALIFGAAGLLDSEKEDNYYKDLKFRYFYLLHKYQIDKTFVEPVQFFKHRPDNFPTIRLSQLANLYHTHQNLFSKISIVISLNSIYEVFQITASNYWQNHYQFDKESPKKKKMLSKSFIDLIVINTIIPLQFAYAKSIGKEASEDLILLLNEVTSEKNAIIDKFTSFGIKPKNAFESQSLLQLKNDYCNKSKCLECAVGIELLKSS; translated from the coding sequence ATGAAAGAAGACTTTCTCCATTACCTTTGGAAATTCAAGAAGTTTAACACTTTAAATTTGAAAACTTCGAATGGAGAGGAGATTATAATAATTAGTGTTGGTCAATATTTAGAACTTGCAGGGCCTGATTTTTTTAATGCTCAAATCACCATTGGGAGTCAAAAGTGGGCTGGGAATGTAGAAATTCATCTTAAATCTTCAGATTGGTATGTACATCATCATGAGTGTGATTCGAGATATGAAAATGTGATTCTGCATGTAGTATGGGAAAATGATACTGCCATTTATAGAAGTGACAATAGTGAAATCCCCGTTCTAGAACTTAAAAATTATGTGGATCGTGAAACAGTGATAAATTATCAATCGTTACTATCTCCAAAATCTTGGATTTTTTGCGAAAAGCAAATTAAGGATGTAGATGACTTTATCTTGAAAAATTGGCAAGAACGTTTGTTTTTTGAACGATTAGAGCGAAAGTCACAACCTATTTTTGATTTGCTGGAGCAAACTAATCAGGATTGGGAAGCTGTTCTGTTTTTACTTTTAGCGAAGAATTTTGGTTTAAATACCAACGGTGAGATTTTCATGAAAATTGCGCATTCCATTCCCTTTCCAATTATCCGAAAAGAAAGTTTTGAAGTCGAAAATCTAGAAGCATTAATTTTTGGTGCTGCTGGTTTACTAGATTCGGAAAAAGAAGATAACTATTACAAGGATTTAAAATTTCGGTATTTCTATTTGTTGCATAAATATCAAATAGATAAAACATTTGTTGAACCAGTTCAGTTTTTTAAACATCGTCCAGATAATTTTCCAACCATTCGACTATCGCAATTAGCCAATCTTTACCATACGCATCAAAATTTATTTTCAAAAATTAGTATCGTAATCTCGTTGAACAGTATTTACGAAGTATTTCAAATCACAGCTTCTAATTATTGGCAAAACCATTATCAGTTTGATAAAGAAAGTCCGAAGAAAAAGAAAATGCTTTCTAAGTCTTTCATCGATTTGATTGTTATCAACACCATTATTCCACTGCAGTTTGCGTATGCAAAAAGCATCGGAAAAGAAGCGTCGGAAGATTTGATACTTTTGCTAAATGAAGTCACTTCAGAGAAAAATGCTATTATTGATAAATTTACTTCTTTTGGAATAAAACCTAAAAACGCTTTTGAATCCCAATCTTTGTTGCAACTTAAAAATGATTATTGTAATAAAAGTAAATGTTTAGAATGTGCCGTTGGTATAGAGCTACTGAAAAGCAGTTGA
- the nusG gene encoding transcription termination/antitermination protein NusG codes for MADSNVKKWYVVRAVSGQENKVKAYIETEIARLEMTDYVSQVLVPTEKVVTVKEGKKIVKDKVYFPGYVMIEANLVGEIPHIIKSITSVIGFLGEIKGGEPVPLRMSEVNRMLGKVDELAVNTDTRAIPFNIGETIKVIDGPFNGFNGTVEKINEEKRKLEVMVKIFGRKTPLELSFMQVEKV; via the coding sequence ATGGCAGATAGTAATGTTAAAAAGTGGTACGTAGTTAGAGCGGTAAGCGGACAAGAGAATAAAGTAAAAGCATATATCGAGACTGAAATCGCAAGATTAGAAATGACTGATTATGTTTCTCAAGTTCTAGTTCCTACTGAAAAAGTCGTTACCGTAAAAGAAGGAAAAAAAATAGTCAAAGACAAGGTGTATTTTCCAGGTTATGTAATGATCGAGGCAAATCTTGTTGGAGAAATACCTCATATTATTAAGTCTATAACTAGTGTTATTGGTTTCTTAGGAGAAATTAAAGGTGGTGAACCTGTTCCTTTAAGAATGTCAGAAGTAAACAGAATGTTAGGTAAAGTTGATGAGTTAGCAGTGAATACTGATACTCGTGCAATACCTTTCAATATTGGAGAAACTATTAAGGTTATTGATGGGCCTTTTAATGGATTTAACGGTACTGTTGAAAAAATTAATGAGGAAAAGCGTAAGCTAGAAGTAATGGTTAAGATTTTTGGAAGAAAAACACCATTAGAGTTAAGTTTTATGCAAGTTGAAAAAGTATAA
- a CDS encoding acyl-CoA dehydrogenase family protein encodes MESIYFTEEHQLFRKSLQEFLQKEVVPHIEKWEKTGKIERFIWKKFGEMGFFGIPYPEAYGGLNLDLFYTVIFLEELQKIKSSGFAAAMWAHAYLAMTHLNAEGDEKIKQEYLAASISGEKIGALCITEPFGGSDVAGMRTTAVKEGDKYIINGSKTFITNGVYADYYVVAAKTDPSLGNKGISIFLIDTKTSGISATKLDKLGWRASDTAEIAFNNVEIPLTNLMGEENKGFAYIMQHFALERLIMAVNGHARAEYAIDYTIEYMSQREAFGKTLDKFQALRHTIVEHATDVEHCKVFNYAAVARLDKGEYVVKEATMAKLKSTKVADETIYSCLQMLGGYGYMEEYPLARLLRDSRLGPIGGGTSEILKEILSKMIIDNKDYKPAVK; translated from the coding sequence ATGGAATCAATTTATTTCACTGAAGAGCATCAATTATTTAGAAAAAGTCTGCAGGAATTTCTGCAAAAAGAAGTGGTGCCGCATATTGAGAAATGGGAAAAAACAGGAAAAATAGAGCGTTTTATATGGAAAAAGTTCGGAGAAATGGGTTTTTTTGGCATTCCATATCCTGAGGCTTATGGTGGGTTAAATTTAGATTTATTCTATACAGTTATTTTTCTTGAAGAGCTTCAAAAAATCAAATCATCAGGTTTTGCTGCAGCAATGTGGGCTCATGCTTACCTTGCTATGACACACTTGAATGCAGAAGGTGATGAAAAAATTAAACAAGAATATTTAGCAGCAAGTATTTCTGGGGAAAAAATAGGTGCGTTATGCATTACTGAGCCATTTGGTGGCAGTGATGTTGCAGGTATGCGCACAACTGCCGTTAAAGAAGGTGATAAATACATTATAAATGGTTCAAAGACATTTATAACAAATGGCGTTTACGCGGATTACTATGTAGTTGCTGCTAAAACAGATCCAAGTTTAGGGAATAAAGGAATAAGTATATTTTTAATTGACACAAAAACTAGCGGAATTTCTGCCACTAAGTTAGACAAGTTAGGTTGGCGCGCTTCTGATACGGCAGAAATAGCCTTCAATAATGTCGAAATTCCATTGACGAATTTGATGGGAGAAGAGAACAAAGGTTTTGCTTATATTATGCAACATTTTGCTTTAGAGCGTTTGATAATGGCTGTAAATGGCCATGCAAGAGCGGAATATGCTATTGATTATACAATTGAGTATATGTCGCAAAGAGAGGCTTTTGGAAAAACGTTAGATAAGTTTCAAGCATTAAGACATACAATTGTAGAGCATGCTACAGATGTGGAGCACTGTAAAGTGTTTAATTATGCAGCCGTGGCGCGTTTAGATAAAGGTGAGTATGTGGTTAAAGAAGCGACTATGGCTAAGTTAAAATCCACTAAAGTAGCGGATGAAACAATTTATAGTTGTTTGCAAATGCTAGGAGGTTACGGTTATATGGAAGAGTATCCTTTAGCGCGCTTACTTAGAGACAGTCGTTTAGGACCAATAGGCGGTGGAACTTCTGAAATCTTAAAAGAGATATTATCAAAAATGATCATTGATAATAAAGATTATAAGCCAGCTGTAAAATAA
- the rpsU gene encoding 30S ribosomal protein S21 — translation MLIIPIKDGENIDRALKRYKRKFDKTGTVRQLRARTAFIKPSVTNRIKIQKAAYIQNMRDNLES, via the coding sequence ATGTTAATTATACCAATTAAAGACGGAGAAAATATCGATAGAGCGTTAAAACGTTACAAAAGAAAATTTGATAAAACAGGAACTGTTCGTCAACTAAGAGCGCGTACTGCTTTTATTAAGCCTTCAGTAACCAATAGAATCAAAATTCAAAAAGCGGCTTATATCCAAAATATGAGAGATAACTTAGAGAGTTAG
- the hpf gene encoding ribosome hibernation-promoting factor, HPF/YfiA family: MKVSVHAVNFTVDKKLVDFVQERLDKLEKYYDKVVSADVFLKVENTSDKENKVAELKINVPGDDFLVKKQCKTFEEAIELASESLERLLVKRKEKISSHI; encoded by the coding sequence ATGAAGGTAAGTGTTCATGCAGTTAACTTTACAGTTGACAAAAAGCTAGTAGATTTTGTTCAAGAGAGATTGGATAAATTAGAGAAATATTATGATAAGGTGGTGTCTGCAGATGTTTTTTTGAAGGTTGAAAACACAAGTGACAAAGAGAATAAGGTTGCAGAGCTAAAAATTAATGTTCCTGGTGATGATTTTCTAGTTAAAAAGCAATGTAAAACATTTGAAGAAGCGATTGAACTTGCCTCAGAATCGCTGGAGCGATTGTTAGTAAAAAGAAAAGAAAAAATAAGTTCACATATTTAA
- a CDS encoding amino acid permease: MSIWKTKPLSVLLNEASEDEKGLKRTLSARSLVALGVGAIIGAGLFSLTGIAAADNAGPAVTLSFILAAVGCAFAGLCYAEFASMIPVAGSAYTYSYATMGEFVAWIIGWDLVLEYALGAATVAVSWSQYVDKFLGNYGLHIPQSILHGPWDSTPGFINLPAILIICLLSLLLIRGTKESALINNILVILKVTVVVVFIALGWGFMNSANHTPFIPVNEGEALLSSGKMSFLNFFSSDYFGHYGWSGILRGAGVVFFAFIGFDAVSTAAQEAKDPQKGMPIGILGSLIICTVLYVLFAFVLTGLENYLNFKGDASPVTTAFAKTGYTFLNSALTIAIIAGYTSVMLVMLMGQSRVFYSMSIDGLLPKFFSSLHTKNRTPYKTNLIFMVFVSLFAGFVPVSDLGHMVSIGTLFAFALVCIGVIVMRKTNPNAERGFRVPLVPLFPIIGVVICLVLMAGLPVESWERLAIWMILGVAIYFLYSKKNSKLNNPEK; encoded by the coding sequence ATGTCGATTTGGAAAACAAAACCACTCTCGGTTTTACTAAATGAAGCATCAGAGGATGAAAAAGGACTAAAAAGAACTTTATCAGCTAGATCACTTGTAGCTCTGGGCGTTGGTGCCATAATAGGTGCTGGATTATTTTCATTAACAGGAATTGCAGCAGCAGACAATGCAGGCCCAGCTGTTACATTATCTTTTATATTGGCCGCCGTTGGATGTGCATTTGCCGGATTATGTTATGCTGAATTCGCTTCGATGATTCCTGTTGCAGGAAGTGCATACACCTATTCGTATGCAACAATGGGTGAGTTTGTAGCTTGGATAATCGGTTGGGATTTAGTTTTAGAATATGCTTTAGGCGCCGCAACTGTAGCCGTAAGTTGGTCTCAATATGTGGATAAATTTCTCGGGAATTACGGATTACATATTCCGCAGTCTATCTTGCACGGCCCATGGGACTCCACGCCAGGATTTATTAATTTACCTGCTATTCTAATCATTTGTTTACTCTCTCTACTATTAATACGAGGCACAAAAGAATCTGCTTTAATAAATAACATTTTGGTTATTTTAAAAGTAACCGTAGTAGTTGTATTTATTGCATTAGGATGGGGCTTTATGAACAGCGCAAATCACACGCCTTTCATCCCTGTTAATGAAGGAGAAGCACTTTTAAGTTCTGGAAAAATGTCTTTCCTTAATTTCTTCAGTAGCGATTATTTTGGACATTATGGATGGAGTGGTATTTTACGAGGTGCTGGAGTGGTATTTTTTGCCTTTATTGGTTTTGATGCCGTATCTACAGCTGCACAAGAAGCAAAAGATCCACAAAAAGGAATGCCAATTGGTATTTTAGGCTCGTTAATTATCTGTACCGTTTTATATGTTCTTTTTGCTTTTGTTTTAACTGGTCTAGAAAATTATCTTAATTTTAAAGGTGATGCAAGTCCTGTTACTACTGCTTTTGCAAAGACAGGTTACACATTTTTAAATTCAGCACTTACAATTGCCATCATAGCAGGTTACACTTCTGTAATGTTAGTAATGTTAATGGGACAAAGTAGAGTTTTCTACAGTATGAGTATAGATGGTCTATTACCGAAGTTTTTCAGCTCTTTACATACTAAAAACAGAACACCTTATAAAACAAATCTTATTTTCATGGTATTTGTTAGTTTATTTGCAGGCTTCGTTCCAGTATCAGACCTTGGTCATATGGTGAGCATAGGTACTTTATTTGCCTTTGCACTTGTTTGTATTGGTGTTATTGTTATGCGAAAAACCAATCCAAATGCAGAACGAGGTTTCAGAGTGCCTCTTGTCCCTTTATTTCCAATCATCGGTGTTGTTATATGCCTAGTTTTAATGGCTGGCTTACCGGTTGAAAGCTGGGAGAGACTAGCGATTTGGATGATACTAGGAGTTGCTATCTATTTCTTATACAGTAAGAAAAACAGTAAATTAAACAATCCAGAAAAATAA
- the rplL gene encoding 50S ribosomal protein L7/L12, whose translation MADLKQFAEQLVNLTVKEVNELATILKDEYGIEPAAAAVVVSGGGEAAAEDVQTEFTVVLKAAGASKLAVVKLVKELTGLGLKEAKDVVDSAPSNVKEGVTKEEAEGLKKSLEEAGAEVELK comes from the coding sequence ATGGCAGATTTGAAACAATTCGCAGAACAATTGGTTAACCTTACTGTAAAAGAAGTTAACGAATTAGCAACAATATTAAAAGATGAGTACGGAATCGAACCAGCTGCTGCAGCTGTAGTAGTTTCAGGTGGTGGTGAAGCTGCTGCTGAAGACGTTCAAACAGAATTTACAGTAGTATTAAAAGCAGCAGGTGCTTCTAAATTAGCTGTTGTTAAATTGGTAAAAGAACTTACAGGTTTAGGTTTGAAAGAAGCTAAAGATGTAGTTGATAGCGCTCCAAGTAACGTTAAAGAAGGTGTTACTAAAGAAGAGGCTGAAGGTCTTAAAAAATCTCTAGAAGAAGCAGGAGCTGAGGTTGAACTTAAATAG